A single Vulpes lagopus strain Blue_001 chromosome 3, ASM1834538v1, whole genome shotgun sequence DNA region contains:
- the COG2 gene encoding conserved oligomeric Golgi complex subunit 2 isoform X3: MCKQEDIRKKKMCVLRLIQVIRSVEKIEKILNSQNSKETSALEASSPLWTGQILERIATEFNQLQFHAVQSKGMPLLDKVRPRIAGITAMLQQSLEGLLLEGLRTSNVDIIRHCLRTYATIDKTRDAEALVGQVLVKPYMDEVIVEQIVESHPNGLQIMYNKLLEFVPHHCRLLREVTGGAISSEKGNTVPGYDFLVNSVWPEIVRGLEEKLPSLFNPGNPDAFHEKYTISMDFVRAFERQCGSQASVRRLRAHPAYHSFNNKWNLPVYFQIRFREIAGSLEAALTDVLEDAPAGSSFCLLASHRTWSSLQKCWSDEMFLPALAHRLWRLTLQILARYSMFVSELLLRPISNESTKDIKKSLVTGSKDPSVTQGNGEDQGSGPSETKPVVSISSTQLVYVVADLDKLQEQLPELLETIKPKLEMIGFKNFSSISAALEDSQMSLSACVPALSNRIIQDLSESCFSYLKSALEVPRLYRRTNKEVPTTASSYVDSALKPFYQLQSGHKDKLKQAIIQQWLEGALSESTHKYYETVSDVLSSVRKMEESLKRLKQARKSTPTNPVGPSGGGMSDDDKIRLQLALDVEYLGEQIQKMGLATKDIKSFPALAELVAAAKDQATAE, translated from the exons ATGTGTAAACAAGAggacataaggaagaaaaag atgtgtgTGTTGAGGCTTATACAAGTTATTCGATCagttgaaaaaattgaaaaaatcttaaattctcAAAATTCTAAAGAAACATCTGCACTAGAAGCAAGCAG TCCACTTTGGACTGGACAGATTTTGGAGAGAATTGCCACAGAATTTAACCAGTTACAGTTTCATGCTGTTCAGAGCAAAGGCATGCCTCTTCTGGACAAAGTAAGACCG CGTATAGCTGGCATCACGGCCATGTTACAGCAGTCTCTGGAAGGCCTGCTGTTAGAAGGTCTTCGAACTTCCAATGTTGATATAATTCGGCACTGCTTACGGACCTATGCCACAATTGACAAGACACGGGATGCAGAGGCATTAGTTGGCCAAGTACTAGTGAAACCGTACATGGATGAG GTGATCGTAGAGCAGATTGTTGAATCTCATCCAAATGGCCTTCAGATCATGTATAATAAGCTCCTGGAGTTCGTTCCTCACCACTGCCGCCTTCTTCGAGAAGTCACAGGAGGAGCCATCTCAAG TGAAAAAGGCAATACTGTTCCTGGGTATGATTTTTTGGTGAACTCTGTCTGGCCAGAAATAGTACGAGGATTAGAAGAAAAGTTGCCTTCTCTTTTTAATCCTGGGAATCCTGATGCATTTCATGAG aaatacacCATAAGTATGGATTTCGTAAGAGCATTTGAACGGCAGTGTGGATCACAGGCCAGTGTTAGAAGATTAAGAGCACATCCTGCCTATCACAGCTTCAATAATAAGTGGAACTTAcctgtttattttcaaataag GTTTAGAGAAATCGCAGGATCCTTAGAAGCAGCACTTACAGATGTACTGGAGGACGCTCCAG CTGGCAGTTCATTTTGCCTTTTGGCTTCTCACCGGACGTGGAGCAGCCTGCAGAAGTGCTGGTCAGATGAGATGTTCTTGCCAGCGCTGGCGCATCGTCTCTGGAGGCTCACGCTGCAGATTTTGGCTCGATACTCCATGTTTGTCAGTGAG CTTTTACTCAGGCCCATCTCTAATGAAAGTACCAAGGATATTAAAAAGTCTTTGGTAACTGGTAGCAAAGACCCTTCCGTCACCCAAGGAAATGGTGAAGACCAAGGAAGTGGCCCTTCGGAAACAAAGCCTGTGGTCTCCATTTCCAGTACGCAACTTGTGTATGTGGTAGCAGACCTGGACAAGCTTCAGGAGCAG cttccagaactctTGGAAACAATCAAGCCAAAACTTGAAATGATTggctttaagaatttttcttctatCTCAG CAGCCCTGGAGGACTCTCAAATGTCTCTGTCCGCCTGTGTTCCTGCCTTAAGTAACAGGATCATCCAAGACTTAAGTGAGTCTTGTTTCAGTTACCTGAAAAGTGCCCTGGAGGTTCCCAGGCTTTACCGAAGGACAAATAAG GAGGTGCCAACAACAGCCTCCTCTTATGTGGACAGTGCTCTGAAGCCATTTTACCAACTTCAGAGTGGGCACAAGGATAAGCTCAAACAGGCAATAATTCAGCAGTGGCTAGAAGGCGCACTTTCTGAGAGCACTCATAA GTACTACGAAACTGTGTCAGACGTTCTGAGCTCGGTGAGGAAAATGGAGGAGAGCCTGAAAAGGCTGAAACAAGCCAGAAAAAGCACTCCCACCAATCCCGTCGGTCCTAGTGGTGGTGGCATGAGTGATGATGACAAAATCAGGCTGCAGTTGGCCTTAGATGTGGAGTACTTGGGAGAGCAG ATACAAAAGATGGGCCTGGCAACAAAGGACATAAAGAGCTTCCCGGCCCTGGCAGAGCTGGTCGCTGCCGCCAAGGACCAGGCAACTGCAGAATAG